Within Sorghum bicolor cultivar BTx623 chromosome 2, Sorghum_bicolor_NCBIv3, whole genome shotgun sequence, the genomic segment caggcgtccacatcTTTCTTCACCACCTTCTTCGCCACATCCCAGCAGCCAATACACAAATCATCGCTCTTCGTAGCCGTCTCCATTCCATCGCTGCTCCAGCCATCCATCTCCAAGGTCGACCTTGGCGACACAGTGCCAGAGGCAACAGCAGTAAAGCTCTGGTACATCAGCAGACCTCCACCAGGAAGCTCTTGCTCCACAAGATCATCGCACATGTAGGAATCGACGTCTGCACCCTTTGCCCATGATTTGGCAAAGCCACGGCCACCAAAGATGGTAACGGCAACTGAGAACTCCGAAGGAGAGAAGCCTGCCAGGACCCTCTTGATCACATCACTGTAAACCAGGGAGCTAGGGTTGAAGTTCATCGCTTCATAGCTTGCATAGCTGAAACCTTCCTCAGGTGTCACATGGATGGTGGAGGCAGCAGGTCCAAAGACACCATTCATCGAGTACCCACAGGGGTCGAACTCAAAGTCACAAATCTCCATCTCAGGAATGATCTCAGAAATCCCTGAGAGCTTTGTCATCTCTTTAGCTGATGTGCAGCTGCCATCATCAGAGTTCTTGAAGAACACTGCAGCTTTCTTAGCATCCAGCCCTGTCATGCACATCTCAAGTGTCACCATGGGATGCTCGGGCTCCTCTGTGGCATAGTAGACATGCCACTTCTTGTTGGGTTTGAACGTGTCACCGATCACGTAGGCATTGCCACCAGACTTGAGGTTACCAAAGAAACCGTTCAGCACAGATACCTCCTCCGAGAAGCTGCGGTGCGGCGCTGGCTGCGCACCAGGGAAGATGAAAGTCCCACGAGAGTACTTGGCTGAAAGAACAGGCAGTGACAGCCCTGCAGCAAGCTCAAGGATGCGAGGAATGGAGAGCAGCAGCTTTGTCGTTCCACAGGTCTTGAGGACAACCTTGTGGGGATACACAAAGAGGCTCGACTCGGACAGAACATATGAGTCAAAGTTCTTGTTGGAGAGCTGTGACACTATGGTGCACCGTGCAAGATCCAGGAACGAGTCGATCTGCTCACGAGAGAGGGCGCGCAGGCCAAGACCACAAGGGTCCTCGAAGACAGGTGCATCAGAGAACGTTATCTCGAGGCGCTTCTCGTAGCCCTCAAACCCAATAGGGGAGGTGGGAGAAGAGCCCCAAGAATCTGCTGAAGACATCGCCATTGGATGATGTGTTGCAAGAAAGAGAGGATGGGAGAGGAAGGGAAAGGGAGAGGATGGTGAAGACAAGTTGGAATCTCACAAGCAGAGGATGCAGCCAGCCAAGGGAGAACTACCGAAACAACAAGAAAACAGAATTAAAATCCTACTCTACTGCGAATTGCATGTGAGGCGATATCAGGATGGCTTGCGGGCGCACTGCAAAACAAACGATCAATCAAATAATAAGTATCAGCAACCAAAGCATGAAATGCATCAATGAGCAATAAATTTAGAACAGCAATGCCTGTACTGTTTGTTTTTAGTTCTTACGTTGGAATAAGCAGCAGACTGGAACTTCTTGATTCCTCCGGCTGGGCGAACGTCCTCAATCTTGTAACCAAGGGGAGCTTCGTACATGAAATTACTACTACTAGACTTTTTGCCACCTTTAGACTCCATTAGAGCATCCACAAATGTCCCCTTCTTAAAACTGTCAATCAAAACAGAGTAAATTTCCTTCTTAGGCAGCAGAACGGCACAAACGATTATCAGTTATCAGGATCCAAATTATAAGGTAGCAGATATAGATGTGGACAAATGTTTGAGAATCGAGAGTACACAACAGTTTATTTGGTAAGCAATTTCAATTAAAGAGGAAATAGCTAATGAGTAAAAAAATGTTGAATAGCATACAAAATTGCAGTGGTTACACCATACATTTTTTTTAGGTATTATTAATCAACTAACAGAAGCTTAGCTCCATCCCAATTCATATAAGAAAATTGTTTGTTCCGCCTGTTATAATCATGTAATTCTGGTGGACACGGCAATGTAAAATATAGTATATTGATTGTTACTTGTCAATGAAAATCATGTCATTTTCTTCTAGAAAACAGTGGGTTACATATACCTAAAGTACACGGAGCATCATTGTGGCAACATAGCCCAAAAGAACATCAACGTCAATTTAAAAGAAGCTAATTTGTAACCGTTCCAAAAGTCTCTAAAAGAAGGCCTAATCTGAACCTTTTCTCTTGCCAATGTCGTACGGATCATGTCTTAGCAAGACATGACGAGGGCGATAGAAGTTTCGCGTAACAAAGTGCAGGTGGACCTTCTTGAAGATTACAAGAAAGTCGGCACGTTCCCCGTAAACAAGAAATCTTAGCTTCTTGGGCATGGCAATCCGAGGGTTTGAATATGATAAACAACGACAATAGATACGACAAACGAAAGAAACGTAACTTGGATTCACTGCgcagtactgattttttttaataaaaaaaacatcCACAAACAAAACGGTTTTCCAGGAACGACGCCCCTGGCAAGATCCAATCTACCGCCCCGTTACTCCCTAGGGGAAAAAAATGTAAATTTCCCGACACCTCCAACAAACAGGGGAGGAACGAGGAAGGCAAACGGATGTGATGCCTCTCCCTCCTGACGAAAAGCAAAAGCGCCATCGATCAAGAACCAAACCAAGATCCAAGCCAACGTACTACAATCTCCAGACGAAACCTACAGGAGTCCGGCGCTCCGGGCGCAGTGGCGAacacagcgcaaaagggagagCAAACCGAGCGCAAGGAAAGGGACGGGTGGAAGGAAAACTCACGTTCGTCCAGCACGCGACCGCCGGCGGCGCCGAGACCAGCGGGCTCCTTGGAAGGACCGCCCGAGAggcgagagagagggagggaggaaggaggtGAGAAGGCGGCGCTGCTGCTCGCGGCGCGGAACAGAGGTTGGCTGCAATGGGAAGGAGACGCCGAGACGCGGCGCGGCGGGGCGGGGTTGGGCGGGGCTCGAAGGAGGCGCCGAGGGAGGTGCGGTGCGGCTCTGTTGTTCTCTTGGGATGGGTGGAGAGACAGGGCGGGCGACCAGCGACGGTATTTATAGCGGCCAGTGGGCGTGAGGGCAGCAGCAGGGCCCGTGCTGGCGGGCCAACGAGCTGGCTGGGCTGGCCCAAACCCTAACCTGGTCGGGTCCACTAGAGTCCGACTACGACGCGCGCTGAGGAAGAGGAGAGAGTCGATCGTCGTCGTCGAGGCCGATGAGAGAAACAAACGGAATTTTCctcttcggccttgtttagtttgaaaaaaaatttaggaagtgctaatattttcatttgtatttgacaattgttgtataattatagattaatttaGCTCAAAAGATACGTCTAGCAaactacagacaaactgtaccgttaattattttttatctatatttaatattttatgcatgtacCATAAAATTCGATTTGATGAAGAATATTGACCATTGTACAAGAtagttcaccaactaaacacggccttggTTGCATTTGCAGTGCATGTTGATTCGCTGGATGACTAGAGAGAGTGATTTCTTTTGCAGTGCACGCTGATTCGCTGGACGACTAGAGAGAGTGATTTCTGTAGTCGCATCTGATTCCCACGAGGTATGTATCCAAGAGCATGATTTTAAATGAGTAAAATACATTGGCGGCCTTTTAACTTGTCAGATTGtgtcactttggtccatgaacttgtaaACCCAAAAAAGTGACTCCTAAACTTGtccgcctgtgccactttggtccatgaacttgcaaacgcaaAACAGTGGCCTCTGAACTTGTCGGCctatgccactttggtccatgcgtGTAAAGGCTCTTTCAACGCGTCAGTAAAtatttgtttatttcataactaattattagtGAAATGCTAAATTCATGAAATATTTTGTGTAGCCTCTTCATGATGTACTCTGCCTAGAAAAAATATGAAACCTAGAAAACGAATAATTTTTTGCTTGTTttaaaattatctcttttagTTAATAAATGCAACGAATtgatatattatttgatatatttgacgctatgaataaaaatatatcaatttcgtaaattaaaaaagaagtgCTGACATCATCACTGATGTCAACACCATAAACGGCCTACCAGA encodes:
- the LOC8060272 gene encoding S-adenosylmethionine decarboxylase proenzyme, translated to MAMSSADSWGSSPTSPIGFEGYEKRLEITFSDAPVFEDPCGLGLRALSREQIDSFLDLARCTIVSQLSNKNFDSYVLSESSLFVYPHKVVLKTCGTTKLLLSIPRILELAAGLSLPVLSAKYSRGTFIFPGAQPAPHRSFSEEVSVLNGFFGNLKSGGNAYVIGDTFKPNKKWHVYYATEEPEHPMVTLEMCMTGLDAKKAAVFFKNSDDGSCTSAKEMTKLSGISEIIPEMEICDFEFDPCGYSMNGVFGPAASTIHVTPEEGFSYASYEAMNFNPSSLVYSDVIKRVLAGFSPSEFSVAVTIFGGRGFAKSWAKGADVDSYMCDDLVEQELPGGGLLMYQSFTAVASGTVSPRSTLEMDGWSSDGMETATKSDDLCIGCWDVAKKVVKKDVDA